GAGCCGCTTAGCGGGAGCGGCGCGCACGCCCCCGGCGCGACGTCCAGAACGTCAGCAGCGGGATCAGCACGCCGGCCAGGCACACGGCGAAGACGAGCCAGTCGTTCATGCCGTCAGTGTCTCAAAGCTCGAGCGCACGCAACAGGTCGTCGGGCGAGGCCTGCATCGGGTGCGGGCCGGCGATGTCGATGAACACCGTGGTGATCTCGTCGCCGTGCACCGTGAGGAAGGTGCGCAGCCAGTCGGGCGAGTACACGCCGAACGCCGGCGGCAGGTTGGCGGGCTTGTGGCGCACGTCGCTGAACAGCAGCAGCGCCACATCGCCGGTGGCCGGATCGCGGAAGGTCCAGACCTCGCCGCCCTCGAGGGGGTTGTCGCGCGGGCCGGCCTTGATGAGCGGCACGATCGTGTTGCCGTGGCGCAGCGCGAGCGCGACGGCGGCCATGTCCTGCTTCTCCAGGGCGAGCGCGAGGGCCTCCGAGCGGACGTCCTTGTCGGTCAGCTTGGCGGGCTTGCGCTTCTTGGCCATGCGTTCCAGCGTACGCGGCGGGCGCGGCGATCCCTCAGTACGTGGCAGCCGACGGCAGCCCGAAGAACTCCTCGAGCGTGTGGTATCCGCCCTCGTGGTAGGCCGTGGCGAGCTCCACGCCCACGTACCGCAGGTGCCACGGCTCGGCCACGTAGCCCGTCGTGCCGGTGGCGCCGTCCTCGTAGCGCACGATCCAGCCGAAGCGCCACGCGTTCTGCGCCGTCCACTCCGCCTGCCGCGTGCCGCCGAACTCCCCCAGCGTGCCGCAGCCGGGATCGCACGCCACCACGTCGGCGGCGAGCCCGGTCTGGTGCTCGCTGTACCCGGGGCGCGCCGAGACGTCGTCGGCGCCGTCGCGTCCGCGCATCGCCACCTGCGAGCCGTAGGCCGACACCTGCGTCTGGTACGAGCGGAACCCGCTGTCCAGCGCGATGCGGCCCGCCCCCTCCGCGGCCGCGGCCTGCACGAGCGCATCGAGCGCACCGGCCGCCTCAGCGGCGAGGGAGCGGCCCGACACGGCGGGCGCCGCCGGGTACCCCATCGCGTCGGGGGCGTAGTCGATCGGCACGAGCGGGCGCTGCTTGTTCACCACCACCCACGGCCAGCGCGCGTCGTCGAGCGGCACACACGGCGCCGCGCCGGCCGCCACCTGCTCGCGGAACGACTCGGCCCCGCCGAACGCGGCGACCACGGCCGGGGCGTCACCCGACTGCAGTGCGTCGGTCACGGCCGTCTGCGCGCACGGCTCCACCGCCGCGACCTGCGCGATCGCGGGCACGGGCAGCTCGCCGACCCCGACCGGTGCGGGCGGCGCCGCGACCTCCGCGTCGGCCCCGGTCGTGCCCATCCCGCCCGCGACGCCCGCGCCGAGCACGACCCCCGCCACGGCCGACAGCGCCAGCGCGCCGAGCAGCCAGCGGCGACCGCCGCGCGGGGCGCGGTGCTGGGCCAGCGGAGAGGTCATCGGCGCTCGGTCACCCCAGGATGAAGTACGCGGTCCACGGCGAATCCACGCCGCCGATCGAGACGTTCAGGTGATACGACGCGCCCCCGCCCGGCGCCCGCGGCCGGTCGGCGGAGTCACACGTGTCCTCGCGCGAGCGGGTGCGGTCCCACACCAGCGGCTCGGAGCTCGTGACCTCCTGGCCCGCCGCGAGCGTGACGATCATCTCGGCCGGGTCGCTCTGGCAGTGCGTGGAGTTCCACCACAGGTCGCTGCCGCTGGTGATCTCGAACCGCTGCTGGTTGGTGCCGACGTTGAAGGTGCAGTCCACCGATCCCGTGTTCTTCAACCGGATCGACAGCTGCGGATTCTCATCCCAGGCGTACCACTCCTTGTCGGTAACCGGAGAGACCTCGATCACCTTGGGGTCGCACGGCTTCGGCCCCGTATCCTCCGTCTCGGTCGGCTTGGGCTCGGGGGTGGGCGAGTCGGTCGGCGCCGACGTCGGATCGCCCGTGGGCAGCGGCGTGCTCACCGTCTCGTCGCCCTCCGGCGCCGCGAACATATCGGCGATCAGCCGCCACGGCTGCGCGATCACCGCCCACACGATGCCGCCGATCAGCGCGAGCGCGATGAGCAGCACGAACAGCCGTCTGCGCCGGTAGACGGCGGGGGTGGGACGGCGGGTGGCGGTCACGGTTCCAGGGTATGTCGGCGGCTCGACCGGCGAGCCCTACAGCCGCTTGAGCATGCGCGTGTTGCCGAGGGTGTTCGGCTTCACGTGCGCCAGGTCGAGGAACTCCGCCACGCCCTCGTCGGGACTGCGCACGAGCTGCGAGTACACGTCGGGGTCGACGATCTGCTCGGCGATCGGCGCGAAGCCGCGCCGAGTGAAGAAGTCGACCTCGAAGGTCAGGCAGAACAGGCGGGTCACGCCGAGCTCGCGCGCGTTGTCCTCCAGGCGCTCCACGATCCGCCGGCCGACGCCGCGGTGCAGCCAGTCGTCGCGCACGATGAGCGTGCGCACCTCGGCCAGGTCCTCCCACATCACGTGCAGGGCGCCGCAGCCGATGACGCGCCCCTCGGCCTCCGCGACGACGAACTCGTGCGTGGCCTCGTACAGCACCACGAGGTCCTTGCCGAGCAGGATGCGTCGCTGCACGTACGGCTCGAGCAAGTCGCGGATCTGCACGATGTCGGCCGTGCGGGCGGGCCGCACCAGGAACTCGGTCATCGTTCCAGCGTATTGGCCGGATCCTCGACGCCACCTGCGCGGGGCCGGGGGATGTCGCGGATAGAGTCCTCGGGTACGTCCCCGCCGTCGAAGAGGTCTCATGTCGTCACCGGAACCGCAGCCAGGGCAGCGCGTGGTGATCCGCTATTCCGACAACGGATCGCCGACCGATGCCGTCGGCTCCGTCGCCGGGACGTCCGCGGACGCCGTCACGGTCACCACCAAGCGGGGGCCGGTCACGATCGCCCGCGACGCGATCCTGCTCGTGCACGAGCTGCCGCCGGCGCCGACCCGGCCCGGCGCGCTGCACCAGATCGTCTCGGCGGAGGACCTGCAGCGCATCGCCGCGAGCACGTGGCTGCCGGCGGACTCCGCCTGGCTCAACGCCGAGAACCTGCGCCGCGAGGAGCTGGACGACGATGCCACCCCGCTGCAGGCGGGCTGGCTGCTGCGCGCCAACGGCGGCGTCACCCATCGCGCGAACTCCGCGCTGCCGCTGGCCGATCCCGGCCTGCCGCCGGAGACCGCACTGGATCTCGTCACGGCCTGGTACGCCGAGCGCGACGCGAAGCCGGCGTTCCTCATCCACTCCTCGGCCGGCACGACCGATCTGGCGCCGGCGTGCGCCGCGATCGCCGGCCACTTCCGCGGCGCGGGGCTCGTGCCCTCGACGCCGTCGCTCGTGCTCACGGCCGCGACCCGCGAGGTCGCCGCCGGCGCCGGCCGCCCCTCGGAGGCCGCGCCGTCGGGCCTGGAGATCGTCGAGCACGACGAGCCGCACGACCTGCACTTCGCGGCCTGGGGCCGCCCCCGCGGGTCTGCGGAGCACGACGCCTACCGCACGCTGCTGCTCAGCCCCGAATCGCGCACGTTCTTCTCGGCCGTCGCGCGCCGGCCCGACGGATCGTCGTCGCTCGTCGGCGTGGTCCGCCTGGCCGTGTCGCACAAGTGGGCCGTGATCTCGGATCTCGTGGTCGCGCCGGAGCTGCGGCGGCGCGGCGCCGGCCGGGCGCTCGTGCGCGCGGCCGCGGCCGGGGCCGCCGTGCGCGGGGTGCGGTCGGCGCTCGTGCAGGTCGACGCCGCGAACGAGGCCTCGCTCGGGCTGATGGCCTCGCTCGGCTTCACGGAGCACCACCGGTACTGGTACGCCGTCGCGGGGTGAGGCCGGGCGGTCTCGACTCGCTTCGCTCGCTCGACCCGTCTCCGCTCCGGCGCTGCGCGCCTCCGGTCGACGAGCCGCGGGTCCCGGTGCCGTCGACCACCGGAGGCCCGGGGAACGCCGAAGGGCGGCCCCGGATGGGACCGCCCTTCGTGCGTGCGGGTGGGATCAGCCGTTGACGGCGAGGTCCGGCGTGCCGCTGATGCCACCGCGGGTGTCGACGCCCACGGCCACGCGCTCACCGCGGGGCGCGTTCTCGAACGTGAAGGCGTTGTCGGCGACATCGACCTTGACGTGGTGACCGGCCTCGAGCGTGCCGGCGAGGATCCGCTCGGAGAGCTGGTCCTCGATCTCGTGCTGCATCGCGCGGCGCAGGGGGCGGGCACCGAGGGCCGGGTCGAACCCGATCTCGATGAGGCGCTCCTTGGCGGCCAGCGACAGCTCGATCGTCATGTCGCGGTCGAGCAGGCGGTCGTTGAGGCGCTTGGTGAACAGATCGACGATCTGCACCAGCTCGTCCTTCGACAGCTGCGGGAACACGATGATGTCGTCCACGCGGTTGAGGAACTCGGGCTTGAAGTGCCGCTTGAGCTCCTCGTCGACCTTGCCCTTCATCCGCTCGTAGGTCGTCTGCGCGTTGCCCTCGATCTGGAAGCCGACCGGGCCACCGGCGATCGCCGACGAGCCGAGGTTCGTCGTCATGATGATCACGGTGTTCTTGAAGTCGACCACGCGGCCCTGACCATCGGTCAGACGACCCTCCTCGAGGATCTGCAGCAGCGAGTTGAAGATGTCGGGGTGCGCCTTCTCGATCTCGTCGAACAGCACGACCGAGAACGGCTTGCGGCGGACCTTCTCCGTGAGCTGGCCGCCCTCCTCGAAGCCGACGAACCCGGGAGGGGCACCGAAGAGACGCGAGACGGTGTGCTTCTCGCCGAACTCGCTCATGTCGAGCGAGATCAGCGCGCCCTCATCGTCGAACAGGAACTCGGCGAGCGCCTTGGCGAGCTCGGTCTTTCCGACGCCCGTGGGGCCGGCGAAGATGAACGAGCCCGAGGGACGCTTCGGGTCCTTGAGGCCGGCGCGCTGGCGGCGGATCGTCTTGGAGAGGGCCGCGATGGCCTCCTCCTGGCCGATGACGCGCTCGTGCAGCGCCTTCTCCATGAAGACCAGGCGGCTGGTCTCCTCCTCGGTGAGCTTGAACACCGGGATGCCCGTGGCCTGAGCCAGGACCTCGGCGATCAGGCCCTCGTCGACGACCGCGTGGGACTCGATGTTGCCCGAGCGCCACTGCTTCTCGAGGCGCAGGCGCTCGCCCAGGAGCGCCTTCTCCTCGTCGCGCAGCGCGGCGGCCTTCTCGAAGTCCTGCTCCTCGCTGGCGGCCTCCTTCTGCTCGCGCACCTTGGCGATCTTCTCGTCGAACTCGCGCAGCTCCGGCGGGCTCGAGAGGATCGACAGGCGCAGGCGGGCGCCGGCCTCGTCGATCAGGTCGATCGCCTTGTCGGGCAGGAAGCGGTCGCTGATGTAGCGGTCGCTGAGGTTGGCCGCGGCGACGATCGCGCCGTCGGTGATCTGCACCTTGTGGAACGCCTCGTAGTGGTCGCGCAGGCCCTTGAGGATGTTGATCGCGTGGGGCAGCGACGGCTCCGCGACCTGGATCGGCTGGAACCGGCGCTCGAGCGCGGCGTCCTTCTCGAAGTGCTTGCGGTACTCGTCGAGCGTCGTGGCGCCGATCGTCTGCAGCTCGCCGCGGGCGAGCAGCGGCTTCAGGATCGACGCGGCGTCGATCGCACCCTCGGCGGCACCCGCACCCACGAGGGTGTGGATCTCGTCGATGAAGACGATGATGTCGCCGCGCGTGCGGATCTCCTTGGTCACCTTCTTGAGGCGCTCCTCGAAGTCACCGCGGTAGCGCGATCCGGCGATCAGCGATCCCAGGTCGAGCGAGTACAGCTGCTTGTCCTTGAGCGTCTCGGGCACCTCGCCCTTGACGATCGCCTGCGCGAGGCCCTCGACGACGGCGGTCTTGCCGACGCCGGGCTCGCCGATCAGGACGGGGTTGTTCTTGGAGCGGCGCGAGAGGATCTGCATCACGCGCTCGATCTCCTTCTCGCGCCCGATGACGGGGTCGAGCTTGTTCTCGCGCGCGGCCTGCGTGAGGTTGCGGCCGAACTGGTCGAGCACCTGCGAGCCGCCCTGGCCCTGCACCTGCTCCTGGTTGCCGCCGCCCACGGCTGCGGGCTCCTTGCCCTGGTAGCCCGAGAGCAGCTGGATGACCTGCTGGCGCACCTTGTTCAGGTCGGCGCCGAGCTGCACGAGCACCTGGGCCGCCACGCCCTCGCCCTCGCGGATGAGGCCGAGCAGGATGTGCTCGGTGCCGATGTAGTTGTGGCCGAGCTGCAGCGCCTCGCGCAGCGACAGCTCGAGCACCTTCTTGGCGCGCGGCGTGA
This genomic interval from Microbacterium sediminis contains the following:
- a CDS encoding dehydrogenase, producing MAKKRKPAKLTDKDVRSEALALALEKQDMAAVALALRHGNTIVPLIKAGPRDNPLEGGEVWTFRDPATGDVALLLFSDVRHKPANLPPAFGVYSPDWLRTFLTVHGDEITTVFIDIAGPHPMQASPDDLLRALEL
- a CDS encoding M15 family metallopeptidase, giving the protein MTSPLAQHRAPRGGRRWLLGALALSAVAGVVLGAGVAGGMGTTGADAEVAAPPAPVGVGELPVPAIAQVAAVEPCAQTAVTDALQSGDAPAVVAAFGGAESFREQVAAGAAPCVPLDDARWPWVVVNKQRPLVPIDYAPDAMGYPAAPAVSGRSLAAEAAGALDALVQAAAAEGAGRIALDSGFRSYQTQVSAYGSQVAMRGRDGADDVSARPGYSEHQTGLAADVVACDPGCGTLGEFGGTRQAEWTAQNAWRFGWIVRYEDGATGTTGYVAEPWHLRYVGVELATAYHEGGYHTLEEFFGLPSAATY
- a CDS encoding amino-acid N-acetyltransferase gives rise to the protein MTEFLVRPARTADIVQIRDLLEPYVQRRILLGKDLVVLYEATHEFVVAEAEGRVIGCGALHVMWEDLAEVRTLIVRDDWLHRGVGRRIVERLEDNARELGVTRLFCLTFEVDFFTRRGFAPIAEQIVDPDVYSQLVRSPDEGVAEFLDLAHVKPNTLGNTRMLKRL
- a CDS encoding GNAT family N-acetyltransferase, with the translated sequence MSSPEPQPGQRVVIRYSDNGSPTDAVGSVAGTSADAVTVTTKRGPVTIARDAILLVHELPPAPTRPGALHQIVSAEDLQRIAASTWLPADSAWLNAENLRREELDDDATPLQAGWLLRANGGVTHRANSALPLADPGLPPETALDLVTAWYAERDAKPAFLIHSSAGTTDLAPACAAIAGHFRGAGLVPSTPSLVLTAATREVAAGAGRPSEAAPSGLEIVEHDEPHDLHFAAWGRPRGSAEHDAYRTLLLSPESRTFFSAVARRPDGSSSLVGVVRLAVSHKWAVISDLVVAPELRRRGAGRALVRAAAAGAAVRGVRSALVQVDAANEASLGLMASLGFTEHHRYWYAVAG
- a CDS encoding ATP-dependent Clp protease ATP-binding subunit, which encodes MFERFTDRARRVVVLAQEEAKMLNHNYIGTEHILLGLIHEGEGVAAKALESLGVSLDAVRERVQDIIGQGQQQPTGHIPFTPRAKKVLELSLREALQLGHNYIGTEHILLGLIREGEGVAAQVLVQLGADLNKVRQQVIQLLSGYQGKEPAAVGGGNQEQVQGQGGSQVLDQFGRNLTQAARENKLDPVIGREKEIERVMQILSRRSKNNPVLIGEPGVGKTAVVEGLAQAIVKGEVPETLKDKQLYSLDLGSLIAGSRYRGDFEERLKKVTKEIRTRGDIIVFIDEIHTLVGAGAAEGAIDAASILKPLLARGELQTIGATTLDEYRKHFEKDAALERRFQPIQVAEPSLPHAINILKGLRDHYEAFHKVQITDGAIVAAANLSDRYISDRFLPDKAIDLIDEAGARLRLSILSSPPELREFDEKIAKVREQKEAASEEQDFEKAAALRDEEKALLGERLRLEKQWRSGNIESHAVVDEGLIAEVLAQATGIPVFKLTEEETSRLVFMEKALHERVIGQEEAIAALSKTIRRQRAGLKDPKRPSGSFIFAGPTGVGKTELAKALAEFLFDDEGALISLDMSEFGEKHTVSRLFGAPPGFVGFEEGGQLTEKVRRKPFSVVLFDEIEKAHPDIFNSLLQILEEGRLTDGQGRVVDFKNTVIIMTTNLGSSAIAGGPVGFQIEGNAQTTYERMKGKVDEELKRHFKPEFLNRVDDIIVFPQLSKDELVQIVDLFTKRLNDRLLDRDMTIELSLAAKERLIEIGFDPALGARPLRRAMQHEIEDQLSERILAGTLEAGHHVKVDVADNAFTFENAPRGERVAVGVDTRGGISGTPDLAVNG